ATTGGCCCACATATATTCCATACCTCGGGCGACAAATACCTTCGTGCACTTTCCCAAGCTGCCGATGTCATTCCCGTTGTGATTCCTTGTCTCCAAGACGATCAAGACATCAAACAGTGGATTCGTCGATTAGATGGAGTGTTCCTCACCGGTGCTTACTCTATGGTTGACCCAAAACACTATGGTGAGCAGAAAATCGATAAACCCTACGATTACGATGAGCGACGTGACGAACTCAGCTTCCAAACCATTCGTTCGCTGATTGAAGCGGATCTTCCTCTACTGGGAGTATGTCGTGGTCTGCAAGATATTAACGTTGCACTCGGCGGCTCTTTATACCAAGCCGTTCAGGAAGTCCCGGGCAACAACGATCATCGCGAAGACAAAAATCAACCGCTGGATATTCAGTACGGTGATGTTCATAACGTCAATGTCACTCAAGACGGATTACTGCACAGAATCACAGGTCGTACACAAATCAAAGTTAATTCCCTTCACTCACAAGGCATTAATAAAGTAGGTGAAGGTCTAACGGTCGAAGCAAGAGCTGATGACAATCTGGTGGAAGCAATCAGCGTTGATCAAATGACTTTCGGGCTGGCGGTTCAATGGCACCCGGAATGGAAAGTAGCTGAAAACCCGATTCAACGAACAATTTTTGAGGCCTTTGGTGACGCGTGCCGTGCACGATAACTGATGAGAACTAACATAGTGACATATGAAGTCGCACAAGAATTGGCATATGAAGTCGCACAAGAAGTGGCATAAAGAGTAATCCCATGAAAAACATAACGAAGTGGCTTAACGATAATAAAATAACAGAAGTTGAGTGTATTACCTCGGACCAAACCGGAATCGCCCGAGGGAAGATCATGCCAACGTCAAAATTCATTGCTGAAGGCGGTATTCGTCTGCCTGAGAGTGTGCTGCTGCAAACCGCAACCGGGGACTATCCCGATGAAGAGTTGTATTACAGCCTACTCGATCCGGCTGACATCGACATGGTGTTGAAGCCCGATGAAAATGCCATGTTTACCGTACCTTGGGCACAGGAACCGTCAGCACAGGCCATTCATGATTGTTATGACGCCATGGGTAACCTTATCCCGCTTGCACCGCGTGCCGTACTGAAAAAAGTCCTCTCTTTATATGCAGCTAAAGGTTGGCAACCGATTGTTGCGCCAGAAGTTGAATTCTACTTAACCAAACGGTGTACCGATCCGGATCTACCACTCGAACCCCCCGTAGGTCGTTCCGGTCGACAAGAAAGTGGCCGTCAATCTTTCAGCATTGATGCAGCCAACGAATTCGACCCGATCATTGAAGACATCTACGATTGGTGTGAAGACATGGGACTCGACATTGATACGGTGATCCATGAAGAAGGCGCCGCTCAACTTGAGTTCAACTTCCGACACGGTGATGCACTCAAACTTGCGGATCAGGTCTTTGTCTTTAAACGCACCGTTCGGGAAGCGGCATTGAAACACAAGATAGGAGCTACCTTTATGGCAAAACCTATCTCCGGTGAACCAGGCAGCTCA
This DNA window, taken from Litoribrevibacter albus, encodes the following:
- a CDS encoding gamma-glutamyl-gamma-aminobutyrate hydrolase family protein, with amino-acid sequence MSDYKNDQKLKPLVGVVSDVQIIGPHIFHTSGDKYLRALSQAADVIPVVIPCLQDDQDIKQWIRRLDGVFLTGAYSMVDPKHYGEQKIDKPYDYDERRDELSFQTIRSLIEADLPLLGVCRGLQDINVALGGSLYQAVQEVPGNNDHREDKNQPLDIQYGDVHNVNVTQDGLLHRITGRTQIKVNSLHSQGINKVGEGLTVEARADDNLVEAISVDQMTFGLAVQWHPEWKVAENPIQRTIFEAFGDACRAR
- a CDS encoding glutamine synthetase family protein, yielding MKNITKWLNDNKITEVECITSDQTGIARGKIMPTSKFIAEGGIRLPESVLLQTATGDYPDEELYYSLLDPADIDMVLKPDENAMFTVPWAQEPSAQAIHDCYDAMGNLIPLAPRAVLKKVLSLYAAKGWQPIVAPEVEFYLTKRCTDPDLPLEPPVGRSGRQESGRQSFSIDAANEFDPIIEDIYDWCEDMGLDIDTVIHEEGAAQLEFNFRHGDALKLADQVFVFKRTVREAALKHKIGATFMAKPISGEPGSSMHIHQSLTDIKTGNNLFSNSDGSASTLFLNYIAGLQTYIPQMMPIFAPNVNSYRRYLPGADGNAPVNIDWGEENRTVGLRVPSASPNARRVENRLPGADTNPYLVLAGNLLCGYLGIMNDLKPRKPVQGRSGNEADDSMPFNLEAALDAMDECQEIREILGDQFVDGFIGTRRAEYEGFKRVISSWEREYLLSAV